Below is a genomic region from Mesorhizobium sp. NZP2298.
CGGGCCGACCGAATTCCGCCTTCTGGAATTCATGATGCGCCATCCCGGCCGCGTGTTCTCGCGCAGCCAGTTGCTCGACAATGTCTGGGGTGAGACGATTTATATCGACGAACGCACCGTGGACGTGCATGTCGGCCGCCTGCGCAAGGCGGTCAACAATGGCCGCATGCCCGACGTCATCCGCACCATCCGTGGGGCAGGCTACGCGATCCGCGAGGATTAAAGGAGCGCTCAGCCGGCGCGAGTGCGAAAGATAATAACGGCAAACATCAATACGCCCGCGAAAACCAGCAAAGATGATGCCGCGACAACGGAAGTCCACGCGGCGACTTTCCACTGTCTCCTGCGTCGGCGTCGCTCCGATCACACGGCATGGATGTCGCGATTGCCGAAGCCGTCAATGGTTTGGGACGCTCAGTCAAGCGGTTGAGACGCGCAGTCACGGCGCCCGGCCGTGCCTTTCCGGAAGTCCAGGGCGTTCCGCGCGGGTTTCAGGCAACGCTCTTTCCAGCACTCCCTCTTGCCTGCGCGCCCGGCGCGAAGATCTCCTGATCGACGAAGGTCAGTGCGCGCATGGCGCAGCCCTCGCGGATCAGGGGGAGTTCGTTCGGTTCGGTGTCGAACGAAATCGATTTCGAGTGCTGGCCGCCGGCGGTCTGAGCAATCGCCTCGCGCAATGCCGGCTCGATCAGGTCGAAGGCGGCGGCGCTGACGCCGACCATGGCCACGGGTGCGGGATCGATCAGCGCGAACAGGCTGCCGAGGCCATAACCCAGTGCTTCGCCGGCCTTGCGATAGGCTTCGCGCTCGGGCCCGGCCCGTTCCCGTGCCGTCGTCGCCAGTGCCCGCATCTGCGTGTCGCTGACGTCGGCGACCGGTTCGGTGTCCTCGCCAAGCTGCCTGGCATTGCGCCAGATGGCGTAGTTGCCGGCATAGGCCTCGACGCAGCCGCGCCGCCCGCAGCGGCAGAGTGCGCCGCCTGGCCGATGGATCATGTGGCCGAACTCGCCACCCGACGAATGGGTGCCGGTGAACAGCTCGCCCTTCAGCACCAGGCCCATGCCGATGCCGTGCGACAAAAGGATGGCGATGAAGTCGTCGCGGTAGCGTTCGGGGTCGCGCCAGCGCAGCGCCACCGCCATCATGTTGCAGTCGTTCTCCATGGTGGCCGGGATGCCGAACTCGGCTTCCAGTATGTCGGCGAAGGCGATGTCGGTCTGCGGTGTGATCGGCGACCACAGCATGGCCCTGGCCTTGGTGTCGGTTATGCCCTGGATCGCCAGTGCGATACGGGCGACACTGCGCACGTCGATATCGGGATCCTCGAGGCGGCGCCGTACAATGGCGACGCATTCACCGATCAGCGCCTCGCGCGACATGGTCAGCGTGTCCAGCCGGCGCTGTTCCTCTGATATCACCTGGCCGGCATAGTCGATGACGGCGACGGACAGGAAATTCAGCGACAGCACGACGGTCATGATGGCCGCGGCCTCCGGGTTGAGGCCGAGGCCGACCTGTGGCCTGCCGCGTTTGAGCGTACCGGCCTCGCTCGGCTTGCCCTCGGCCAGGATGCCTTCGCCGATCAGGTCGGAAGAGATCGCCGATATGGTCGAATGGCTGAGGCCGGTGGTCGCGGCGATCTCGGTGCGCGAGGGTTGGCCGGCCCGGCGCACGGCCGCAATCACCATGGCGCGGTTGCGCCGGCGCAGATCGTCGTGGCGGATTCCGACCGACATACTTTCCCACATCCTCCCGGTCGCCGCGGTTCTTCCTGCCCCTCGAACACTGCCGGCAACTGGGGCAAATACTGGCAGAAGCGGCCGGTGCTGTCATTTATTTATTGCGGGGCTCGAAAAAAAGTCCGCGACACCTCAAGATCCATCAGAATCGATGTTGACAGCGTTCCGACGATGGATCAGTATTTTTTTTGAGGCTCGAAAAAATAGAGCCTCTGTGCCGGCCTTTGGGTCAGTTTGGTCGCGCCATACGCGGCGCAGGGAGGATATCATGAAGAGATTCACGGCCGCCATCCTGGCGGGTGTCGCCATGTCGCTGACGCTTGCGTCGGTCGCGCAGGCGAAGGACAAGGTTATCGGCGTTTCGTGGTCGAACTTCCAGGAAGAGCGCTGGAAGACCGACGAGGCCGCCATGAAGAAGGCGATCGAGGCCGCCGGCGACAAGTACATTTCCGCCGATGCGCAGTCCAATCCCGGCAAGCAGCTTACCGATGTCGAGAGCCTGATCTCGCAGGGCGCCAATTCGCTGATCATCCTGGCGCAGGATGCTTCGGCGATCGGCCCGGCGGTGCAGAAGGCACTGGACGAAGGCATTCCGGTCGTCGGCTATGACCGCCTGATCGAGAACAAGGACGTCTTCTACCTGACCTTCGACAACAAGGAAGTCGGCCGCTTGCAGGCCAGCGCAGTGTTCAAGGTCAAGCCGGAAGGCAACTATGTCTTCATCAAGGGCTCGGGTGCCGATCCGAACGCCGATTTCCTGTTCTCGGGCTCGATGGAAGTGCTCAAGGCGGCCATCGACAGCGGCAAGATCAAGAATGTCGGCGAGGCCTATACGGACGGCTGGCTGCCCGCCAACGCCCAGAAGAACATGGAACAGTTCCTGACCGCCAACGACAACAAGGTCGATGCCGTGGTCGCCGCCAATGACGGCACCGCAGGCGGTGTCGTCGCGGCGCTGACGGCGCAAGGCCTTGCCGGCACCGTGCCGGTGTCGGGCCAGGACGGCGATCATGCCGCGCTGAACCGCATCGCGCTCGGCACCCAGACGGTGTCGGTGTGGAAGGACGCGCGCGAGCTCGGCAAGAATGCCGCCGAGATCGCCTCGCAGCTGGCTGACGGCAAGAAGATGACCGACATCGCCGGCGTGAAGGATTTCACGACCCCCGGCGGCAACACCGTCAAGTCGCTGTTCCTGACCCCTGTCGCCATCACCAAGGACAATCTCAATCTCGTCATCGATGCCGGCTGGATCAAGAAGGATGAAGTCTGCGCGGGCGTCGCCGCCGGTAGCGTCGCGGCCTGCAACTAGAACGGCGCAGCACTGTTCGTCATCGACGCCGCGGCCCAAAAGCCGCGGCGTTTTCTCAAAAAGATTTGTGTTTCCGCATCAGGCGGATAGCTTCTAGGCTGCGTTCCGGCTCCGCGCCGGATGGCCGGCCGGTGGGAGGAATCATGACCGACACGACGTCCAACCCGCAGGCCGACACCGCGCGCGCGTCGGAGCTTGGCGCGGTCGCCCGGTTCCTGAAGGCAACCGAGATCGACACCCGCATGCTCGGCATGATCGGTGCCCTGTTGCTGATCTGGGTCGGGCTGCACGTGATTTCGAGTCTGCGTCTGGGCGTCAATCCCCTCGATTTCGACAGCCGCACCTTTCTCACTCCGCGCAATCTGTGGAACCTGTCGGTGCAGACTTCCGCTGTCGCGATCATGGCCTGCGGCATGGTGCTGGTCATCGTCATGCGCAATATCGACCTGTCCGTCGGCTCTGCCGAGGGTCTGATCGGCATGGTCATGGGCTTTGCCCAGGTGCATTTCCTGGTCCGGTTCGTCGGGCTTGAACTCGGCAATCCTTGGATCTGGGTTCTGGCACTGGTCATCGGGCTGGCGCTCGGGCTGCTGATCGGCGCTTTCCAGGGCTTCATCATCGCCTATCTCGAAGTGCCGGCCTTCATCGTCACGCTGGGCGGCCTGCTGGTCTGGCGCGGTGCCGCCTGGTGGGTCACCAGCGGCCAGACCGTGGCACCGCTCGACGCCACGTTCCAGCTGATGGGCGGCGGCCCGGCCGGATCGATCGGTGCCACCTGGAGCTGGATCGTCGGCATCGTCGCCTGCCTCGCCGTCGTGTTTGCACTGTTCAATGGGCGGGTGCAGCGCAAGCGCTTCCGCTTCCCGTTGCGCCCGGTCTGGGCCGAGACGCTGCTTGGCACCGTCACCTGCGCCGTCATCATGGGCGCGGTGTGGCTGGCCAATTCCTATCCCTGGCCCATCGGCATCGTGAACAGATACGCCGCCGCCAACAACATCACCGTGCCCGAGGGTGGCCTGTTCATCGCCCACGGCATTGCCATCCCGGTGCTGATGGCGATCGCCGTCGGGCTGATCATGACCTTCATCACCAACCGCACCCGTTTCGGCCGCTATGTCTTTGCCATCGGCGGCAATCCGGAGGCCGCCAACCTGGCGGGCATCAATACACGCTGGATCACCATGAAGGTGTTCATGATCATGGGCGTGCTGGCCACGATCGCCGCCGCGATCTCGTCTGCCCGGCAGAACTCGTCGACCAACGTGCTTGGCACATTGGACGAGCTGCTTGTCATCGCCGCCGCCGTCATCGGCGGCACGTCGCTGGCCGGCGGCTCCGGAACGATCATCGGCGCCATGCTCGGAGCACTGCTGATGCAGTCGCTGCAGTCCGGCATGGTGTTGCTTGGCGTCGACTCGCCGTTGCAGAGCATCGTCGTCGGCGCCGTGCTGGTCATCGCCGTGTGGCTCGACACCGTCTATCGCAAACGGGTTTAGGGGGAGAAAGATCATGGCTGACAAAACCTCTCCCGCCGCCGGCACGCCGCTGATCGACATGCGCAACATCTCGATCGCCTTTGGCGGCATCCGGGCCGTCGACGACGCCTCGATCGATCTTTTCCCGGGCGAGGTCGTGGCGCTCCTCGGCCACAACGGCGCCGGCAAGTCGACGCTGATCAAGATCCTGTCCGGCGCCTATAAGCGCGACGCCGGACAGATCTTCGTCAATGGCGAGGAGGCTTCGATCTCCAACCCGCGCGACGCCAAGAGATACGGCATCGAGACGATCTACCAGACGCTCGCCTTGGCCGACAATGTCGACGCCGCTGCCAATCTCTTCCTCGGCCGCGAACTGATGACCGCCTGGGGCACGCTCGACGATGTTGCCATGGAGGCCGAGGCGCGCAAGGTGATGGGGCGGCTCAATCCCCGCTTCCAGCGCTTCAAGGAACCGGTGATCAAACTGTCGGGCGGACAGCGGCAATCTGTGGCGATCGCACGCGCGATCCTGTTCAACGCCCGCATCCTGATCATGGACGAACCGACGGCGGCCCTCGGTCCGCAAGAGACGGCTCAGGTCGGCGAACTGGTCAGGCAGCTCAAGTCCGACGGCATCGGCATCTTCCTGATCAGCCACGACATCCATGATGTGTTCGAGCTGGCCGACCGGGTCTGCGTGATGAAGAACGGACAGGTCGTCGGCACCGCGCGCACCACCGACGTCACACAGGACGAGGTGCTCGGCATGATCATCCTGGGCAAATGTCCCCCTGGCGCCATTCCCGGACCAGGTGCGTTGAAGATCGCCGCCTGAGGGCTTTCGGCGGGGTGCATTGGCTCTCCCGCACGTCCCCGTTGCCGCTCACGTGATGTGCCAGTGATCGCGATGGGTTGGCCTTGCCATTGTGTTGGCCCGGCGACTTGACCATAAAGGTCCGGTATTGCTCATGGGCCGCATCATCCGTTGAAAAAGCTTTTTCCGATTGTCGCGTTCATCGCCGTTGCGCTGATCAGCATGACCATGGCGGGGTTCGCCTATTTCGCGACGCAGGAAGCCGCCCGCATCAAGTTCGAGGCGGCGGCCGATGACGCACTCAACCGGATCGAGAGCCGTATCGATCTGCATTTGTCGCTGCTGCGGTCGACGCAGGCCCTGTTCGACGCCCGCAATGGCGACATCTCCCAGAACGAGTTCAAGGCGTTCTTCAACGCGCTGGATGTCGACACCAATTTCGCCGGCCTGCGCGGCATCGGCTTCCTCGGGCTGGTCAAGACGGGCGATGAGGCGGCGGTCGAACGCGACATCCTGCACGATTTTGGCACCAGCCATCCGGTCTATCCGGAGACGACGCAGCCATGGCGCGCGCCCATCATGCTCTTCGAGCCGATGGACCCGTCCAACCAGGCCAGCATCGGCTACGATATGTTCAGCGAACCAGTGCGGCGCGCGGCGATCGAGAAGGCGATGGCCGATGACCAGCAGCACGCGAGCGGGCTGCTGCAACTGGGCCAAGGTACGGGCGCCACGCAGACCTTCACCGGCTTCCTGGTCTTCGTCCGGCTTAACGTCGAAACAGCGCCCGAGGTCATCAACGCATCGCGATCCTCGACCGCGGGCTTTCTCTACGCGGCCTTCCGCGCCCGCGACCTGTTCCAGATCGCGCTCAGCCGTGCGCCGCTATTGCCGGTCAACACGGAAATCTATGACGGCGCGGTGAACAGCGACGACCTTCTGTTCCAGTCGGAGACGCCGCCGGTTTCGTCCTTTGGCGATCGGCTGCTGGTCACCCGCAAGATCACGGTGGCCGGCCGGCCGTGGACGGTATTGTTCAGGCCAACCAGCGCCTTCTCGCAGCCGTCGTCGCGCGCCATCCCTGTGATGCTTGGGCTGTTCGGGCTGCTGGCGGCGGGCGCCATCGCGCTGGTGGCGCGCTATCAGGAGCGTGCCTATGAGGCGGCGTCGCGCTTGCACGAGACAACCGAGAAGAGCCTGCTCGAAAAAGACCTGATGCTGCAGGAGATGAAGCATCGCATCAAGAATTCGATCACCAGGGTGCTGGCGATCGCGCGGCAGACAGCTTCGCGAGCCACCGACGTCAATGAGTTTTCGGCCTCGTTCTCGGCCAGGTTGCAGGCGATGGCCGCTTCCCAGGACATGCTGACGCGCTCGCGCTGGCAGAAGGCCGATCTCGCCGATCTCCTGCGCATCGAACTTGGCCAGGTATTCGGCAAGGACCTGCCGGAGGGGTTGTTGACCGGTCCCGAGGTGCTGCTCGACGAGACCACGACGCAGGCGCTTGGCCTCACCTTCCATGAACTGGCGACCAATGCGCTGAAATATGGCGAAGCCGGCAATTCCGCCAATGCGCACCGAAGTGACTGGGCGCTCAAAGTGGACTGGTCGCTGGAAGGGCGGGGGCGCGAGCGGACGCTGGCTCTGAACTGGCGAGAAGCCGGGAAGAAAAAGGTCGAGGCGCCGGTCGAGACCGGATTCGGTACCAAGCTGATCGACCTCAATGTCACGCGCGAGTTGCGCGGCACGATCAAGCGCGATTTTCAGGCCGATGGTTTGAAGGTGGAAATAAGAATTCCGCTCACGGGCTGATGGCCAGTGACCGCGCCGATAGCGATGGAATGCCCATACGTGCAAAATCCGGAGGCTGGCATGGCCGGCCTCCGGATCGAAGTTTCGACTATCGCCGAATTAGTTGCAGCGGGCCGTGTAAATCCGGCCGTGACGGTCGCGATACTGGCAATAGCCGTTGCGCAGGTTGCGAACCAGCAAGCCCGATCCGGCACCGACAGCCGCCCCGATCAGGGCACCCTTGCCGCCGCCCACCAGACCGCCAATGCCAGCACCAATCAAGGTGCCGCCAGCCACGTCCTTCTCGGTCGAGGTGCAGCCGCTGAGAGCGGCAACCGCAACCATCGCAATAATCATCTTCCGCATTGAGTCACTCCTCACTTGTGTCCACACTTTAGTTGGCTCCAGCAGCCATTTAGCTTAGTTGGGTCCAGCAGCCATTTAGCACGAACTGACGGCCTTTGCTGCTCGAATTTATTGTTGGCTAAGATAGTCTTTTTCTGGGCGCGCCGCCGCCGATGCCATCACCACATTGGAAATCGCCAATGATGCATTGAGGCTGCCGTCGGGGCGCACATTCCAGACTATTTGATCGTAGTCATCCTCAAGCGCGGGATCGACCGCGAGGCATTTGGCGACAACATGCTGCGCCTGCCCTTGCACGTCGCCCATCGCGAATGGCCGTTCAGCGGTGCATTCGTCGGCGGTCGCGAAAACACTGACGGGCACCTGCAATTCGTGGCAATCGGCCATTGAGTTCGAACAGCCGATGACCAGCAACAACGCGGCTATGTGTTCCATGACGAGATGTCCTCTCGCCGCAACAACGGCGCACATCGTCAAAAAGTTCCTGTCATGCCACAAGGACAAGCAAATAATGACGGTGTGAAGAACTGAGTTTCCGCACGGCCAGAGGCTGCCAGCGACAAGCCGGCCTGGGACCTGGGCAAAGTTAGCGGCTTCCAGCCGAGAGCGCCGGGGAGGGCGAGCAGGACTTCGGGTCAGGTCAACTGGAACAGAGCGGCCAGGAGTATTATCGCGGCCAGCGTCAGGCCGATCCCTTTCATCAAGCCGTGACGTGCATGAGGGCGTGTTTCCGCGGCAGCTTCGGCATCCAGAAATTCGCCCATCGAAATACGGGCGGCCTGTTCCAATCTGTTGATGTCGGCAACCGTCAAAACAATCCTCCCCTACCGTCTGAAGTCCTGCTGCCAACAATGTCCGAAGGCTGGACAGGTTCCGGCGGTGTCTGGGTAAAAAACCATCCGCTTTTATGGTGAACGGCTGGTTAAGGTCGTTGCTTGCCGCGAGCCGCTCACTGCGCCTCGAAATTGCTGTGTGGGACGACGAGGCGGTATTCGAGGCGGCCATCCGTGATGTCGAGGGTCGCGGTTCCGCTCAGGGATGTCGGCACCACCCGCTCCAGCGCGACGCTGCCGAAGCGCTTCTCCGTCCCCCGACCGCCATTGACTCCGATGGCTTCGGCCCATGTCAGCGAGAGTGTAACCTCACCGGTCGCGGCGGTGTTGAGATCGGCGGTTACCTCTACAAATCCATCCGGCCGGGACAGAGCGCCGTAGCTGACCGAGTTTACGGCGAGCTCATGCATGGCCAGGCCGATATGAAGCGCGGCGTTGGGATTGAGGTAGGGGTTAGCACCCCGGAAGCGAAGGCTGTGCGGTGTGTTCGTCCCATAGCGGCCAACCTGGCTCGTCACCAGTTCATGAAGCGCCGCACCGCGCCAGTTCGAGGACGTAACGAGATCCTGTGAGGAGGCCAGGGACTGCAGCCGGCCGCGAAAGCGCGTCAGGAAGTCGCCGATGCCATCTGAATAGCGGCCGGTCTGGCTCGCGATGCTCTGGATGATCGCCAGGAGATTCTTCGAGCGGTGGCTGACCTCGCGCAGCAGCGTTGTCAGTGTCTGTTCGCGCCGCTTCTGCTCGGTCGTCTCGACCATGGTGGTGACGACACCCTGCACGTCACCGGCGTCGCCCCGATCGGCATCGACCCAAACCTGAAACCAGCGGACGCCATTCTCGACCGGAACACTGATTTCAAGGCGCTCCGGATTGCCGGTCGCAACCACATCGCGCTTGGCGGCGCTGATCCGGTCGGCCTGCGCCGTCGGCAGGATGCCGTTGCCGTCGGAATTGTCCGAAGCCCAGGGCGCACGCATGTTGCGAGCCCACACGGTCTTCATGTCGCGATCCTGATAGAGGACGGAAATGCCTGCATTGTGCAGTGCGTGGAGAAGGGCACGGCCAAGCTGCATGCCACTTTCAGCCGGATGCAAGGCGATGACTTCATCGCTCCGTGCGCCTTCCGTTTTATCTGCAGTCCTGGAGCGCATCGGTCTATCTGTCCACCCAACTCAGGCTGAACGGCTCACTGTCGAATGGGTTCCAAAATGAAATGTCCCGAGAACCTGCCCCTCTAAAGCGGTCCGCCGGACGGTGTCCCTTGGAGGGATACCGCCCGGCGGTGGCTGGAAACCGTTTGAGGGGTGCGGCTTCCAGTGTTCGCTCGGAGAAGCGCTCGCCCTCACGCCCGTTTGAACAGGCCGGCCAGAAGCGAAATGACCAGGAAGGCGAGAAAGATGAAGAACAATATCTGCGCTATACCGGCGGACGTGCCGGCGATGCCGCCGAAACCAAGCGCGCCGGCAATGATTGCCACGACGAGAAATACAAGCGCCCAGTAAAGCATGGTTCATCTCCTTCCGAATGGTGCAGGGAAAACGTGGGTGGATGCGGTTTGTTCCACCATTTGCCGAAAAAGACGATGCTTGCAAACCGTTAGAGGCGGAACCGATAGCGAAATTCAGGAATGACGGTCTCGGCTGCCAAAAGGCCGCCCGACGCATCGCGTCGGACGGCCTCTGATTCTGGAATATTCGTGCTGGAAAACAGCGAACCTATGCGGCGGCCTTTGCCTGGCGGTCGAAGAACAGCGCCTGGCTGATCAGTGCCTTGACCATATCGGGATTGAACGGCTTGGTCACCAGGAAGGCCGGTTCGGGGCGCTCGCCGGTCAAGAGCCGCTCGGGGAAGGCGGTGATGAAGATAACCGGCACCGAGGTTGACGACAGGATCTCGTTGACCGCCTCGATGCCCGAACTGCCGTCGGCGAGCTGGATGTCGGCCAGCACCATCTTCGGCCGCGTCTTGCCGAACATCGTCACCGCCTCGGCATGCGTGCGCGCCGTTCCAACGACACGATGACCGAGGCTCTCGACCATCTCCTCTATGTCCATGGCAATCAGCGGTTCGTCCTCGATGATGAGCACGTCGGTCGCCACCTGGCGGGAAATCTCATTGCTTGCCTGGGCAAGCAGTTCGGAGAATTGCTGGTCGCCGACATCGAGAATCTCGGCCGCCTCGTCCTCGCTGAAGCCTTCGACGGCAACCAGCAGGAAAGCCTGGCGGGGCAGCGGCGCGATCGCATTGAGATTGGCGGCGGCGCGCTGCTCCCACGCCGATTGCGCCTGTTCCTGCGGCACGCGGATGGCGACGGAAGTGAACAGCTTGGCGAAAACCTTGTACAGAGCGATGCGGTCGCTCGATGCCTCGGGGAAGATGTCGATGTCGGCGATGATGGCCTCAAGCATCGCAGCGACCAGCGCGTCGCCGCTCTCTTGCGATCCCGAGACAGCGCGCGAGAAGCGGCGCAGGAACGGCAGATGCGGTGCGATGGTGGCGGATAAACTCATGGTAAAACGTCTCCCTCAGAATGACGTGATTGCCTGGATTTGCAGGTCAAGCTGATTGCAAGCCCCGCTAATACAACGCGGGTTTTGTGAAAAAGTTCCGGCCGATATGGAACGAATAGGCGGGAACGGCGTTTGGTGTCGGGATGGGCAACCAGACGAGGGTGCCGCTCGCCTTGTATTGAGTTGAGTATGAGCGGCCTAACGCTGGGAATATAAGGGCGAAATGAAGGATATGACGAAAGATATTGTGGCTGGCGCCGAGGACAGGCGCCGGAACGGTGTCGGCGACCCTCTGGGGCCGAACTCCGAGATCGGACGCAAACTCAAGCAATATTATGACGAGCTGGTCTCGGATGATGTGCCGGATCGCTTTGCCCAGTTGCTTAGCCAGCTGGAACAGACCGAACCCGCACAGAAGAAGGACTGAGG
It encodes:
- a CDS encoding ROK family protein, yielding MSVGIRHDDLRRRNRAMVIAAVRRAGQPSRTEIAATTGLSHSTISAISSDLIGEGILAEGKPSEAGTLKRGRPQVGLGLNPEAAAIMTVVLSLNFLSVAVIDYAGQVISEEQRRLDTLTMSREALIGECVAIVRRRLEDPDIDVRSVARIALAIQGITDTKARAMLWSPITPQTDIAFADILEAEFGIPATMENDCNMMAVALRWRDPERYRDDFIAILLSHGIGMGLVLKGELFTGTHSSGGEFGHMIHRPGGALCRCGRRGCVEAYAGNYAIWRNARQLGEDTEPVADVSDTQMRALATTARERAGPEREAYRKAGEALGYGLGSLFALIDPAPVAMVGVSAAAFDLIEPALREAIAQTAGGQHSKSISFDTEPNELPLIREGCAMRALTFVDQEIFAPGAQARGSAGKSVA
- the xylF gene encoding D-xylose ABC transporter substrate-binding protein; the protein is MKRFTAAILAGVAMSLTLASVAQAKDKVIGVSWSNFQEERWKTDEAAMKKAIEAAGDKYISADAQSNPGKQLTDVESLISQGANSLIILAQDASAIGPAVQKALDEGIPVVGYDRLIENKDVFYLTFDNKEVGRLQASAVFKVKPEGNYVFIKGSGADPNADFLFSGSMEVLKAAIDSGKIKNVGEAYTDGWLPANAQKNMEQFLTANDNKVDAVVAANDGTAGGVVAALTAQGLAGTVPVSGQDGDHAALNRIALGTQTVSVWKDARELGKNAAEIASQLADGKKMTDIAGVKDFTTPGGNTVKSLFLTPVAITKDNLNLVIDAGWIKKDEVCAGVAAGSVAACN
- a CDS encoding sugar ABC transporter permease, with protein sequence MTDTTSNPQADTARASELGAVARFLKATEIDTRMLGMIGALLLIWVGLHVISSLRLGVNPLDFDSRTFLTPRNLWNLSVQTSAVAIMACGMVLVIVMRNIDLSVGSAEGLIGMVMGFAQVHFLVRFVGLELGNPWIWVLALVIGLALGLLIGAFQGFIIAYLEVPAFIVTLGGLLVWRGAAWWVTSGQTVAPLDATFQLMGGGPAGSIGATWSWIVGIVACLAVVFALFNGRVQRKRFRFPLRPVWAETLLGTVTCAVIMGAVWLANSYPWPIGIVNRYAAANNITVPEGGLFIAHGIAIPVLMAIAVGLIMTFITNRTRFGRYVFAIGGNPEAANLAGINTRWITMKVFMIMGVLATIAAAISSARQNSSTNVLGTLDELLVIAAAVIGGTSLAGGSGTIIGAMLGALLMQSLQSGMVLLGVDSPLQSIVVGAVLVIAVWLDTVYRKRV
- a CDS encoding ATP-binding cassette domain-containing protein, with product MADKTSPAAGTPLIDMRNISIAFGGIRAVDDASIDLFPGEVVALLGHNGAGKSTLIKILSGAYKRDAGQIFVNGEEASISNPRDAKRYGIETIYQTLALADNVDAAANLFLGRELMTAWGTLDDVAMEAEARKVMGRLNPRFQRFKEPVIKLSGGQRQSVAIARAILFNARILIMDEPTAALGPQETAQVGELVRQLKSDGIGIFLISHDIHDVFELADRVCVMKNGQVVGTARTTDVTQDEVLGMIILGKCPPGAIPGPGALKIAA
- a CDS encoding CHASE domain-containing protein; translation: MKKLFPIVAFIAVALISMTMAGFAYFATQEAARIKFEAAADDALNRIESRIDLHLSLLRSTQALFDARNGDISQNEFKAFFNALDVDTNFAGLRGIGFLGLVKTGDEAAVERDILHDFGTSHPVYPETTQPWRAPIMLFEPMDPSNQASIGYDMFSEPVRRAAIEKAMADDQQHASGLLQLGQGTGATQTFTGFLVFVRLNVETAPEVINASRSSTAGFLYAAFRARDLFQIALSRAPLLPVNTEIYDGAVNSDDLLFQSETPPVSSFGDRLLVTRKITVAGRPWTVLFRPTSAFSQPSSRAIPVMLGLFGLLAAGAIALVARYQERAYEAASRLHETTEKSLLEKDLMLQEMKHRIKNSITRVLAIARQTASRATDVNEFSASFSARLQAMAASQDMLTRSRWQKADLADLLRIELGQVFGKDLPEGLLTGPEVLLDETTTQALGLTFHELATNALKYGEAGNSANAHRSDWALKVDWSLEGRGRERTLALNWREAGKKKVEAPVETGFGTKLIDLNVTRELRGTIKRDFQADGLKVEIRIPLTG
- a CDS encoding YMGG-like glycine zipper-containing protein; translation: MRKMIIAMVAVAALSGCTSTEKDVAGGTLIGAGIGGLVGGGKGALIGAAVGAGSGLLVRNLRNGYCQYRDRHGRIYTARCN
- a CDS encoding sensor histidine kinase — protein: MRSRTADKTEGARSDEVIALHPAESGMQLGRALLHALHNAGISVLYQDRDMKTVWARNMRAPWASDNSDGNGILPTAQADRISAAKRDVVATGNPERLEISVPVENGVRWFQVWVDADRGDAGDVQGVVTTMVETTEQKRREQTLTTLLREVSHRSKNLLAIIQSIASQTGRYSDGIGDFLTRFRGRLQSLASSQDLVTSSNWRGAALHELVTSQVGRYGTNTPHSLRFRGANPYLNPNAALHIGLAMHELAVNSVSYGALSRPDGFVEVTADLNTAATGEVTLSLTWAEAIGVNGGRGTEKRFGSVALERVVPTSLSGTATLDITDGRLEYRLVVPHSNFEAQ
- a CDS encoding DUF1328 domain-containing protein — its product is MLYWALVFLVVAIIAGALGFGGIAGTSAGIAQILFFIFLAFLVISLLAGLFKRA
- a CDS encoding response regulator is translated as MSLSATIAPHLPFLRRFSRAVSGSQESGDALVAAMLEAIIADIDIFPEASSDRIALYKVFAKLFTSVAIRVPQEQAQSAWEQRAAANLNAIAPLPRQAFLLVAVEGFSEDEAAEILDVGDQQFSELLAQASNEISRQVATDVLIIEDEPLIAMDIEEMVESLGHRVVGTARTHAEAVTMFGKTRPKMVLADIQLADGSSGIEAVNEILSSTSVPVIFITAFPERLLTGERPEPAFLVTKPFNPDMVKALISQALFFDRQAKAAA
- a CDS encoding NepR family anti-sigma factor, with the translated sequence MKDMTKDIVAGAEDRRRNGVGDPLGPNSEIGRKLKQYYDELVSDDVPDRFAQLLSQLEQTEPAQKKD